From Triticum aestivum cultivar Chinese Spring chromosome 7B, IWGSC CS RefSeq v2.1, whole genome shotgun sequence:
ggatcgttccttagccgtgtgcgctgcccccctccaccatattccacctcggtcgtatcgtcgtggagtttaggcgatgccctgcgccggtagaacatcatcatcgtcaccacgccgtcgtgctgacggaacttatctccggagctttgctggatcggagcctagagatcgtcatcgagctgaacgtgtgctgaactcggaggtgccgtacgttcggtgcttggaccggtcggatcgtgaagatgtacgactacatcaaccgcgttgtgctaacgcttccgcttacggtctacgagggtacgtggacgaacactctcccctctcgttgctatgccatcaccatgctcttgcgtgtgcgtaggaatttttttgaaattactacgttccccaacaataacaatTAACTATAAGTATGTGCTACTTTATTAATACATGGCCCACCTTTCACTCTCacatagtgcctaggagcacgtgctacagCTGGCTCTTGCATGCATGAGAGCCCGCTTACATTCTCTCTCATATCCTCTCTCCTCTAACTAAGCATAGAAATATAATTTTACTCCTTATAGCCTGCTAACTgtaccttattgtacttgctctcatCTGTTCATGGGGCTATTAAATTGACATATTTTCGATTGTCACGTGCCTTCAATGCATAATATTTTGGGCTATTTTAGGTTGAAATTTTGGCATAATATATTCATTTCTATCAACGTAAGGATAAAATTCAAATTCGGATAAAAATTGGCAATAAGAAAATAATTTGTCAATTAAAAAGAGAGCATGTTGGATGTCCGTAAGATAATTAGAGAAGTTGGTGATAGTACCACAAAAACTTATGTGGTTTGCTTTCCTATATATTCAATAAAGTGATAGTAGATTTTTACCGTACATGGATAGTTGGAGTACCATCACCTCCACTTTATACTTTGACTACATTGTTGATCTATGCGGATGTAGTTGGAAAGGATTGCGCTCAATCACCCTTGGTTCTTCTCCTTTTGTACCGCACCAGTTGGAGGTGAGTTTCTACTTTCTTCTTTTCCAATAATTATCAAGAATTCAAATCCCCtatttatataatttttttagAATAAATGGCTTTTTCAATTCATCTGCCATTGTGTTAGCCTATTTCACCTATGGTCTCACATGTAACCTGAACATCTAGAGCGTAATTAGATTTGTTATTTCTGCATTTTGTTTTTGCTGATTTATTAAGGGCACATGGAAAATATTGAAATATGTAGGTCGATAATATAAAAAGGTCTATCTAAAAACCATGTCATCTTTATGTCAAATCATCTCCCTTCGCCATTCTTGGCTTGGATTTGATTAGTCACCTGATCATTGTCCTTAATCAATTCAATTATGAGTTTATGACACAAGTAATTTTGGATCCTCCTACTTCTTTTACGTTAGAATAATTTTAAAAgtgctttcatcttttctttcttttttaaaaTCGGCCTCATGGCGCTTTATTACGATGTCAACCGAGTTACATCATGGAATACATAAGGCTAGAGAAAATCGGGTGGGTCCCATCCCAACTAAATTAAGTATGATACTCGTAAGAATATTTTGCTAAATGATGCGCCACTTGATTTGCTTCTCTCAAGCAGTGATGAAACGAAATACCATTAATCATATATGCGCCATTATGCGTAAGGGCCCAACACCTCCAACTCGCTTATGCATGCACTAATAACTTCCAAAGAGTCCGATTCTATAGCCAAATTCGTGCATTCCAAGTGCTCAATGAGATCAATACCTTTCTGAACCGCTAGGGCCTCAGCAGACGCCACATTGAGGACATCAGATAAAGGAGCTGCAGCACCTGCAATCGTTTCACCAATACTGTTACGGAGGGCAACCCCTACAGCTCCAGTCCCATCATCGTGTAAAGCAACATCTAACAGTTCCCCCCTTTACGAATTCATGTCTTTGCCACCAAATATACCAACAAAGCGACAGCAATTGACTCATGCAAACCGAGCATTCCAAGAAACTGAGCCTTCCCACTAGAGCTGCATAAGGCACCTTCCAACACTACCAATCCCGATCTGTCCGCACATGTAAAATTGCTTCCACACATGTAAAATTGCTTCCATATTTACAACATGTAATAATAACAATATCTTCTAAGGACAAAGCATTATTTTATATTTAAATGTAAAATACATACATAGTAATCGATACAAACATAAACCAAGAAAAAACTTGAACCACCATGCCTCTTATTTAGTTACTTTAGGGAGCCTCCTCTTTACTCACCGTGGCTCTTCCGATGCAAGGAAACCATGCCAGCCACTACCGCAAGAGCACGATCCTGCGGCCCACCCGGCGCCGAAGCAATCTCGGCCTCATCCCGGAGGTGACCGGCCTTTTTCCGCGCCGCGGCGCCCTTCTCCCCTTCCATAAGCTCTCTGAccagcgccgccacctcctcccgcgGGACAACCGCTCCTTCCTTACCGAGGGGAGGCCTCTCCCACAACGCCAAGCCCACCCGATTCGACGACAGCATCACCGCGTTCATCCTCTGCTCGGCGTACAGCGGCCACGCCAACAACGGCACGCCCGCCGCCATGCTCTCCAGCGTGGAGTTCCATCCGCCATGAGACATGAACCCTCCCACGGCGACATGGTTAAGGATCTCCACCTGCGGCGCCCACAGTGGCACAAGGAGCCCTGTACGGTTCATCCTCTTGATGAACCCGTCGGGCAGATAGCTCAGCGGGTCGGCATCGGTAGTGGCAGTGCCGAGGTAGGCTGCGCTGCTGTCCTTGTcgttggggtggtgcaccacccAGAGGAACCTCTGCCCGCTCGCCTCCAGCCCAGCCGCCAGCTCGGCCGTCTGCGCCGTGGACAGCGTGCCGCCGCTGCCGAAGGACACGTACAAGACCGAGCCGTCTGGCTGGTTGTCCAGCCACCGTAAGCAGCTGTGCTTGACCTTGTCGGTGTCGGGGCACCGCCGCCGGGTGAATGGACCCACAGCGTACGCCGGTGGGTACACGCCCTTGTCAGAAAGCTCTTTGTAGGCCACCAGCGTCTCGTGCTCCAACGCGTCCATGGTGTTGACGATGAAGCCTTCCGCGAGGAGGTAGTTGAGCCGCAGGTCGATCATGAGCTCATACACCGGATCGGAGCGGTTCTGGACGGGTTCGACGAGATCGGTACCGTGCAGCGGgtgaatagctcccatgcgacgttGTTGGTGTGAACTGTCTCTCATGCGACGTAGTTGGTTGTAATCGCTCTCATGCGACATCTTCGTTGGaaaaaatagctcccatgcgacactgctgcctaatccaaagacacatgtttaaaactcgaatcaggtgagtgggacccacagcatgggacccactaacttatccaactcagcattggtcaggtgagcgggacccacagcgtgggacccactaacttatccaggtcagcattggtacaagaggacaccgagtcgtgccccgagccgtgcagcacccgagcccatcctcccccctccccctccccgaccgttgttgttctttttctccggcgacgacgcgcagcaacgccgttccgggccgcgacctagcaatgtcgagctccgcttcagcctcccgccgctcatggccgcgctatggcgcagtgcccatgacaagatgccctgcatgcccacgtatcgcacccctgaagcggctagtcacaacgaccgacaagaatggcaaccttgggcgggaattcgtgaaatgcgagagcaaaccagagcagggaaaggtgagattttacttctcaatatgccaattttggtttttgtctcccaatttcatatttgCCCATTTTTCCCCATCggatttgggatttagggttcatctttCCGATTTCAGAAATTGAAGCAATGCACCCATTTTGAGTGGCTAGATGAGTACATAGAGCGGATTCAACTGGAGGATGCATCAGGGGAGCTCGATTTACTGTTGGAGGCGGAGAAGTTGGGCAAGTTTGGATCGGGCGCATCTGGATCCGGGGCCCCTGGATCTGGCAATTCCATCGGGGGCGCCCGCCCT
This genomic window contains:
- the LOC123158544 gene encoding hydroquinone glucosyltransferase-like, encoding MAAAPHVVILTSSGAGHVLPVSELAKRLAVQHGFTVTIVTYASLSSPGHSSPLASLPPGVSVAVLPEVSLSDLPADAHLMTRILTVINRALPQLRDLLRSLLDLPAGITAFMTDMLCPAALAVGKEMGVPGYVFYTSSLMSLLSLLYTPELSRTTTCECGDLPEPVMLPGCVPLHGAIHPLHGTDLVEPVQNRSDPVYELMIDLRLNYLLAEGFIVNTMDALEHETLVAYKELSDKGVYPPAYAVGPFTRRRCPDTDKVKHSCLRWLDNQPDGSVLYVSFGSGGTLSTAQTAELAAGLEASGQRFLWVVHHPNDKDSSAAYLGTATTDADPLSYLPDGFIKRMNRTGLLVPLWAPQVEILNHVAVGGFMSHGGWNSTLESMAAGVPLLAWPLYAEQRMNAVMLSSNRVGLALWERPPLGKEGAVVPREEVAALVRELMEGEKGAAARKKAGHLRDEAEIASAPGGPQDRALAVVAGMVSLHRKSHGAAAPLSDVLNVASAEALAVQKGYMPKSGWKHGSRVRSARKRGTWSINMEPCSRDFSSASEGHKHGGRRNNDHWTFEEVKELVDGVSVYGVRHWTKLKNERFPISVRTAEHLKDKWRNLLKAYTVRPTSKKKVIPQANLKRRISPPIDKDCVEKIQRLAADYPKK